One Pseudomonas entomophila genomic window carries:
- a CDS encoding AprI/Inh family metalloprotease inhibitor: MRTLQRIIALAAIPLMLMTEVGMASSLLLPNAAQLAGRWQLYPEQQKAQACDLRLAASEGKLDGDLECAERLLGLRPGSWLVTPDTLALVGGDGSTVVHFSRKGAQRYGWTTPSGTQLVLERLDN, encoded by the coding sequence ATGCGAACGTTGCAACGAATCATCGCGCTGGCCGCGATTCCATTGATGTTGATGACCGAGGTAGGTATGGCGAGCAGCCTGCTACTCCCCAACGCCGCGCAACTGGCCGGGCGTTGGCAGCTTTATCCCGAACAACAAAAGGCACAGGCCTGCGACCTGCGCCTGGCCGCCAGCGAAGGCAAGCTGGACGGCGACCTGGAATGCGCCGAGCGCCTGCTGGGCCTGCGCCCCGGCAGCTGGCTGGTGACCCCCGACACCCTGGCCCTGGTGGGCGGTGACGGCAGCACCGTGGTGCACTTCAGCCGCAAAGGCGCCCAGCGTTACGGCTGGACCACGCCAAGCGGTACCCAACTGGTGCTCGAGCGCCTGGACAACTAA
- a CDS encoding lysophospholipid acyltransferase family protein, translating to MLYILRMLLLALHFLLVGVLGLLIGLLRPFNPDNSRVFARLYSVPAAWFMRIRVKAEVGPLWDQPPGCVIIANHQSNYDLFILGQVVPRRTVAIGKKSLGWIPLFGQLFWLGGNVLVDRKNAYQARKALQATTRTLRDDTSIWIFPEGTRNPGEQLLAFKKGAFHMAIEAGVPIVPVCVSRYTKRLGLNSWRQRTVIIRSLAPIATAGLTSQDIPALIEQCRTQMQHCIDHMEHELSV from the coding sequence ATGCTTTATATCTTGCGCATGCTCCTGCTGGCGCTGCATTTCCTGCTGGTTGGCGTGCTGGGCCTGCTGATCGGCCTGCTACGCCCCTTCAACCCGGATAACAGCCGCGTGTTCGCCCGCCTTTATAGCGTGCCGGCCGCCTGGTTCATGCGCATCCGGGTAAAGGCCGAAGTCGGCCCGTTGTGGGACCAGCCGCCCGGTTGCGTGATCATCGCCAACCATCAATCCAACTACGACCTGTTCATCCTGGGTCAGGTAGTGCCTCGGCGTACCGTCGCCATCGGCAAGAAGAGCCTGGGCTGGATCCCGCTGTTCGGCCAGTTGTTCTGGCTCGGTGGCAATGTACTGGTCGATCGCAAGAACGCCTACCAGGCGCGCAAAGCCCTGCAGGCGACCACGCGCACCTTGCGCGACGACACCTCGATCTGGATCTTCCCGGAAGGCACGCGCAACCCTGGTGAGCAATTGCTGGCGTTCAAGAAAGGCGCGTTCCACATGGCCATCGAAGCCGGCGTGCCGATCGTGCCGGTGTGCGTCAGCCGCTACACAAAGCGCCTGGGCCTGAACAGCTGGCGCCAACGCACGGTGATCATCCGCTCGTTGGCCCCCATCGCCACTGCTGGCCTCACCTCGCAGGACATCCCCGCACTGATCGAACAATGCCGCACCCAGATGCAGCACTGCATCGACCACATGGAACACGAACTCTCCGTGTAG
- a CDS encoding TonB-dependent siderophore receptor, whose protein sequence is MTPLRPRLPLGLLSLGLALHSGQGLAADSVTLAPVRVSEVYGSEGYQAREAQVGGLHNAPLLDTPASVNVFNRQLLDDRQVRKLSEVLQSDASVGESYAPVGYYENFNVRGFELNAASSYRINGQTIAGEQNVALENKQQVELLKGLSGLQSGVSEPGGLVNYVTKRPEDVRSVSVSSNEQGERYLATDLGGWFGAERQFGLRANLAHEDIRSYVDHADGKRDFASLAFDWQINPDAVLELDAEYQHREQYSVPGYQLLGGTQVPHGVDPRDHLAWQSWAKPVQNDSLNLGGRFKYRFNDTWNGTLSASRSKVVIDDYSAFAWGSSEGAFFGSTGDYDIYDFRSPDDTRRIDEAQAMLDGRFDALGVGHELTVGASAQRRTLDQRPYYNEWLGTGNIYTGAPALEPSDKSIGSSERRLDSRQYGLFLSDRITLSEHWQTVIGAREVRLDEKTWNENGVAGRHTQQYQLLPNAALIYKPQPDTTLYASYSKGLSAGGTAPWFASNAAEILAPTLSRQMEVGIKRDWQGMSFSAALFQIRQAYQYARPEGASFTYVQQGQQKNTGLELGASGQVTSNLQIQASAAAIRARVQNSGTDAYEGHQAINVPRLRAALHADYALPVPGLALLGGARYSASKYASQAGNAEVGGYTVFDIGSRYRTRIGGYDTVLRLTVDNVFDKRYWRDVGDYLGDNYLFPGAPRTARMSASVSF, encoded by the coding sequence ATGACCCCGCTTCGCCCCCGCCTGCCCCTCGGCCTGCTCAGCCTCGGCCTTGCCCTGCACAGTGGCCAGGGCCTTGCCGCCGACAGCGTGACCCTGGCCCCCGTGCGCGTCTCGGAGGTTTACGGGAGCGAGGGCTACCAGGCACGCGAGGCCCAGGTCGGCGGCCTGCACAACGCCCCGTTGCTGGACACCCCCGCCTCGGTCAACGTGTTCAACCGCCAACTGCTCGACGACCGCCAGGTGCGCAAGTTGAGCGAAGTGCTGCAAAGCGACGCCTCGGTGGGCGAAAGCTACGCTCCGGTCGGCTACTACGAGAACTTCAACGTGCGCGGCTTCGAGCTCAACGCTGCCAGCAGCTACCGGATCAACGGCCAGACCATCGCCGGCGAACAGAATGTGGCCCTGGAGAACAAGCAGCAGGTCGAACTGCTCAAGGGGCTCTCCGGGCTGCAGAGCGGCGTGTCGGAGCCCGGCGGCCTGGTCAACTACGTGACCAAGCGCCCGGAGGACGTACGCAGCGTCAGCGTCTCGAGCAACGAGCAGGGCGAGCGCTACCTGGCCACCGACCTCGGCGGCTGGTTCGGCGCCGAGCGCCAGTTCGGCCTGCGCGCCAACCTGGCCCATGAAGATATCCGTTCGTACGTCGACCACGCCGACGGCAAGCGCGACTTCGCCTCGCTGGCCTTCGACTGGCAGATCAACCCGGATGCGGTGCTGGAACTGGACGCCGAGTACCAGCACCGCGAGCAGTATTCGGTACCAGGCTACCAGTTGCTCGGCGGCACCCAGGTGCCCCATGGCGTCGACCCCAGGGACCACCTGGCCTGGCAGTCATGGGCGAAGCCGGTGCAGAACGATTCGCTGAATCTGGGTGGTCGCTTCAAGTACCGGTTCAACGACACCTGGAACGGCACCCTCAGCGCTTCGCGCAGCAAGGTGGTGATCGATGACTACAGTGCGTTTGCCTGGGGCTCGAGCGAAGGCGCGTTCTTTGGCAGCACAGGCGACTATGACATCTACGACTTCCGCAGCCCCGACGACACTCGTCGCATCGACGAAGCACAGGCCATGCTCGATGGACGTTTCGATGCGCTGGGCGTGGGCCACGAATTGACGGTGGGTGCCAGCGCCCAACGCCGTACGCTCGATCAGCGGCCGTACTACAACGAATGGCTGGGTACCGGCAACATCTACACCGGCGCCCCCGCCCTGGAACCCTCCGACAAATCCATCGGCTCCAGCGAGCGCCGCCTGGACAGCCGCCAATATGGCCTATTCCTCAGCGACCGGATCACCCTCAGCGAACACTGGCAAACCGTGATAGGCGCCCGGGAAGTGCGCCTGGACGAGAAGACCTGGAACGAGAACGGCGTTGCCGGTCGACACACCCAGCAGTATCAACTGCTGCCCAATGCGGCGCTGATCTACAAACCACAACCGGACACTACGCTGTACGCCAGCTATTCCAAGGGACTGTCCGCTGGAGGAACAGCGCCCTGGTTCGCCAGCAATGCCGCCGAAATCCTCGCGCCCACCCTGTCGCGTCAGATGGAGGTTGGTATCAAGCGTGACTGGCAGGGCATGAGCTTCAGCGCCGCCCTGTTCCAGATCCGTCAGGCTTACCAGTACGCCCGGCCCGAGGGTGCCAGTTTCACCTATGTGCAACAGGGCCAACAGAAGAACACCGGCCTGGAACTGGGCGCCAGTGGCCAGGTGACCTCGAACTTGCAGATCCAGGCCAGTGCCGCGGCGATCCGCGCTCGCGTGCAGAACAGCGGTACCGACGCCTACGAAGGCCATCAGGCGATCAATGTCCCCCGCCTGCGCGCCGCCCTGCACGCCGACTACGCCCTGCCCGTGCCCGGCCTGGCCCTGCTGGGTGGCGCGCGCTACAGCGCCAGCAAGTACGCCAGCCAGGCGGGCAATGCCGAAGTTGGCGGCTACACCGTGTTTGACATCGGCAGCCGCTACCGTACCCGCATCGGCGGTTACGACACCGTGTTGCGGCTGACCGTGGACAACGTCTTCGACAAGCGCTACTGGCGCGACGTAGGCGATTACCTCGGCGACAACTACTTGTTCCCGGGCGCGCCGCGTACCGCACGGATGTCGGCTTCCGTCAGTTTCTGA
- a CDS encoding crotonase/enoyl-CoA hydratase family protein has product MSELITYHAEDGIATLTLNNGKVNAISPDLIVAFNAALDRAVEERAIVIITGQPGILSGGYDLKVMTAGPKEAVGLVTAGSTLARRLLSHPFPVIVASPGNAVAKGAFLLLSGDYRIGVEGPYKICLNEVQIGMTMHHAGIELARDRLSRAAFQRAVNNAEIFDPQGAREAGFLDKVVPAEQLHETALAVARELKKLNMLAHKNTKLKVRKALLEALDEAILQDQNHMG; this is encoded by the coding sequence ATGAGCGAGCTGATTACCTACCACGCCGAAGACGGCATCGCCACCCTGACCCTGAACAACGGCAAGGTCAACGCCATCTCGCCGGACCTCATCGTCGCCTTCAATGCCGCCCTCGACCGCGCCGTGGAAGAACGCGCCATTGTGATCATCACCGGCCAGCCGGGCATACTCTCCGGCGGCTACGACCTCAAGGTGATGACCGCTGGCCCCAAAGAAGCCGTCGGCCTGGTGACTGCTGGCTCCACCCTGGCCCGCCGCCTGCTGTCGCACCCTTTCCCGGTGATTGTCGCAAGCCCGGGCAATGCCGTGGCCAAAGGCGCCTTCCTGCTGCTGTCGGGCGATTACCGCATCGGTGTCGAAGGCCCCTACAAGATTTGCCTGAACGAAGTGCAGATCGGCATGACCATGCACCACGCCGGTATCGAACTGGCCCGCGACCGCCTCAGCCGCGCCGCCTTCCAGCGGGCGGTGAACAATGCCGAGATCTTCGACCCGCAGGGCGCGCGCGAAGCCGGCTTCCTCGACAAGGTGGTGCCAGCGGAACAACTGCATGAAACCGCCCTGGCAGTTGCCCGTGAACTGAAGAAGCTGAACATGCTGGCGCACAAGAACACCAAGCTGAAGGTGCGCAAGGCACTGCTGGAAGCGCTGGACGAGGCAATCCTGCAAGACCAGAACCACATGGGCTGA
- a CDS encoding HlyD family type I secretion periplasmic adaptor subunit has protein sequence MSRHERDARFHVRLGWVLTLVGFGGFMVWASLAPLDQGVPVQGTVVVSGKRKAVQSMAGGVVSRILVSEGQQVRQGEPLFRLDRTQVQADVDALQAQYRMTRASLARWQSERDNLGQVQFPVDLVEDADAKLGLILEGQRQLFDSRRQAQAREQGALSASIDGSQAQLAGMRRARSDLQAQADSLREQLDNLRPLAGDGYIPRNRVLEYQRQLSQVQRDLAQNAGESARLEQVIVESRLNLAQRREEYQKEVRTQLAEAQVKAATLEQQLNSARFELQHSEIQAPADGIAVNLGVHTEGAVVRPGDTLLEIVPQGTALEVEGRLPVNLVDKVAPQLPVDILFTAFNQNRTPRVTGEVALVSADQLIDERSGQPYYVLRSTVSEEALARLQGLAIRPGMPAELFVRTGERSLLNYLFKPLLDRAGTALTEQ, from the coding sequence ATGAGCCGGCATGAACGTGACGCACGCTTCCATGTGCGCCTGGGCTGGGTGCTGACTCTGGTCGGCTTTGGTGGCTTCATGGTCTGGGCCAGCCTGGCCCCGCTCGACCAGGGGGTGCCGGTGCAGGGCACCGTGGTGGTCTCGGGCAAGCGCAAGGCGGTGCAGTCCATGGCCGGTGGCGTGGTCAGCCGGATCCTGGTGAGCGAGGGGCAGCAGGTGCGCCAGGGCGAGCCGTTGTTCCGCCTGGACCGTACTCAGGTGCAGGCCGATGTCGACGCGTTGCAGGCCCAGTACCGCATGACCCGCGCCAGCCTGGCGCGCTGGCAGAGCGAGCGCGACAACCTCGGCCAGGTGCAGTTTCCCGTCGACCTGGTCGAGGATGCCGACGCCAAGCTCGGCCTGATCCTGGAAGGCCAGCGCCAGCTGTTCGACAGCCGCCGCCAGGCCCAGGCCCGCGAGCAGGGCGCCTTGTCTGCCAGCATCGATGGCTCCCAGGCCCAGCTGGCCGGCATGCGCCGTGCCCGCAGCGACCTGCAGGCCCAGGCCGACTCGTTGCGCGAGCAGTTGGACAACCTGCGCCCGCTGGCCGGTGACGGTTACATTCCGCGCAATCGTGTGCTGGAGTACCAGCGCCAGCTGTCCCAGGTGCAGCGCGACCTGGCACAGAACGCTGGCGAGAGCGCGCGGCTGGAGCAGGTGATCGTCGAGTCGCGGTTGAACCTTGCACAGCGTCGTGAGGAGTACCAGAAAGAGGTGCGCACGCAACTGGCCGAGGCCCAGGTCAAGGCTGCCACCCTGGAGCAACAGCTCAACTCGGCGCGCTTCGAGTTGCAGCACAGCGAAATCCAGGCGCCGGCCGACGGCATCGCGGTCAACCTTGGCGTGCACACCGAAGGCGCCGTCGTGCGCCCTGGCGACACGTTGCTCGAGATCGTGCCCCAAGGTACCGCGCTGGAAGTGGAAGGGCGCCTGCCGGTCAACCTGGTGGACAAGGTCGCGCCGCAGCTGCCGGTGGATATCCTGTTCACCGCCTTCAACCAGAACCGCACGCCGCGGGTCACGGGGGAGGTGGCGCTGGTGTCGGCCGACCAGTTGATCGACGAGCGCAGCGGCCAGCCGTACTACGTGTTGCGCAGCACTGTCAGCGAAGAAGCGTTGGCGCGCCTGCAAGGGCTGGCGATCCGTCCGGGCATGCCGGCTGAGCTGTTCGTGCGCACCGGCGAGCGTTCGCTGCTCAACTACCTGTTCAAACCCCTGCTCGACCGCGCAGGCACTGCTTTGACCGAACAATAA
- a CDS encoding TolC family outer membrane protein produces MKKFPLIGLLAACAWLPVAAEAAMGPFQIYEQALRRDPTYLAAFKAQQAGQEYRAIGRAGLLPTLNYNYNKGRNDSKVKYLGDSRRQEEDRNYNSMGSSFILQQPLFDYEAYSAYRKGVAQALFADETFRDQSQQLLVRVMTSYTQALFAEDQIGISVASKQAYRQQFQQNQRLFDAGEGTRTDILEAQARYELADAEEIQARNNQDAALRELGALIGEPAVRVEDLAPLRVGFALPMVDPTGYGAWQERALANNPQLASSRQALDVARYEVERNRAGHLPRVTAFATSRRQESDSGNTYNQRYDTNTVGIEVSVPIFAGGGVSASTRQASRHLEQAEYELDGQTRSTLIELRKQYNACESGASRLRAYERALVAAEALVVSTRKSVQGGERVNLDVLNAEQQLATTRRDLAQARYDYLLAWIKLHYEAGVLSETQLARVDEAFLGGKS; encoded by the coding sequence GTGAAGAAGTTCCCACTGATCGGGCTGCTGGCAGCCTGTGCCTGGCTGCCGGTGGCCGCCGAGGCGGCCATGGGGCCGTTCCAGATCTACGAGCAGGCGCTGCGCCGTGACCCGACCTACCTGGCCGCGTTCAAGGCCCAGCAGGCCGGCCAGGAGTACCGCGCCATCGGCCGCGCCGGCCTGCTGCCAACCCTGAACTACAACTACAACAAGGGCCGCAACGACTCCAAGGTGAAGTACCTGGGGGATTCGCGGCGCCAGGAAGAAGACCGCAACTACAACAGCATGGGCTCCAGCTTCATCCTCCAGCAGCCGCTGTTCGACTATGAGGCCTACTCGGCCTACCGCAAGGGCGTGGCCCAGGCGCTGTTCGCCGATGAAACCTTCCGCGACCAGAGCCAGCAGTTGCTGGTGCGGGTGATGACCAGCTACACCCAGGCCTTGTTCGCCGAGGACCAGATCGGCATCAGCGTGGCCAGCAAGCAGGCCTACCGTCAGCAGTTCCAGCAGAACCAGCGGCTGTTCGATGCCGGCGAAGGGACCCGCACCGACATCCTCGAAGCCCAGGCCCGCTACGAGCTGGCCGATGCCGAGGAGATCCAGGCGCGCAACAACCAGGATGCTGCCCTGCGCGAGCTGGGCGCGTTGATCGGCGAACCGGCCGTGCGCGTCGAGGACCTGGCACCGCTGCGTGTCGGCTTTGCCCTGCCGATGGTCGACCCGACGGGTTACGGCGCCTGGCAGGAGCGTGCCCTGGCCAACAATCCGCAACTGGCTTCGTCACGCCAGGCCCTGGATGTGGCGCGCTACGAAGTGGAGCGCAACCGTGCCGGGCACTTGCCCAGGGTCACGGCCTTCGCCACTTCGCGGCGCCAGGAGTCGGACAGCGGCAACACCTACAACCAACGCTACGACACCAACACCGTGGGGATCGAGGTCAGCGTGCCGATCTTCGCCGGCGGCGGGGTGTCGGCCTCGACGCGTCAGGCCAGCCGTCACCTGGAGCAGGCCGAGTACGAGCTGGACGGGCAGACCCGCAGCACCCTGATCGAGCTGCGCAAGCAGTACAACGCCTGCGAGTCGGGCGCTAGCCGCCTGCGCGCCTATGAACGGGCGCTGGTGGCGGCCGAGGCGCTGGTGGTGTCTACCCGCAAGAGCGTGCAGGGCGGCGAGCGGGTCAACCTGGACGTGCTCAATGCCGAGCAGCAACTGGCCACCACCCGGCGCGACCTGGCCCAGGCGCGGTATGACTACCTGCTGGCGTGGATCAAGCTGCACTACGAGGCGGGGGTGTTGAGCGAGACCCAGCTGGCGCGGGTAGATGAGGCGTTTCTGGGCGGCAAATCCTGA
- a CDS encoding type I secretion system permease/ATPase, producing MKLPSRKPGAPLWAALGEHKSTLISVGCFTALINILMLVPSIYMLQVYDRVLSSQSTTTLWVLTLMVVGFFVYIGALEAVRSFIVIRVGNQLEKSFNLNVYRAAFERNLRHRDGAAGQALGDLTQLRQFVTGPALFAFFDAPWFPIYLAVIFAFNVWLGVMATVGALLLIALAVLNERLTHKTLVEASGIQQQSTLLAGSQLQSAESIQAMGMLAALRRRWFDLHGRFLDLQNKASDTSAVITATSKGLRLCLQSLVLGLGALLVIEGQMTPGMMIAGSILMGRVLAPIDQLIAVWKQWSGAQLAYQRLDSLLRDHPEHPAPMPLPAPTGQLTVEQMSAAPPGRTQATLQQVHFQLEPGELLGVLGASGSGKSTLAKVLVGVWPTLGGHVRLDGAELDQWDREALGPHIGYLPQNIELLRGSIAENIARFGELDGHKVVEAARLAGVHELILRLPKGYDTRLGEDGGDLSGGQKQRIALARALYGNPCLIVLDEPNSNLDSPGEAALANAILQLKALGRTVVLVTHRSSALGQADKLLVMNEGRMQGFGPARDILHALGQAPAQRPLQAGGGA from the coding sequence ATGAAACTACCGAGCAGGAAGCCCGGGGCGCCCTTGTGGGCAGCGCTCGGCGAACATAAGTCGACGTTGATCAGCGTTGGCTGTTTCACGGCCTTGATCAATATCCTGATGCTGGTGCCGTCCATTTATATGCTTCAAGTGTACGACCGTGTACTGAGTTCGCAGAGCACCACAACTTTGTGGGTACTCACTTTGATGGTCGTCGGTTTCTTTGTATATATCGGCGCACTCGAAGCCGTGCGCAGTTTCATTGTTATCCGGGTGGGCAACCAGCTGGAAAAAAGTTTCAACCTGAATGTCTACCGCGCCGCCTTCGAGCGCAACTTGCGCCATCGCGATGGCGCGGCCGGGCAGGCTTTGGGCGATCTCACGCAACTGCGCCAGTTCGTCACCGGCCCTGCGTTGTTCGCTTTCTTTGATGCCCCGTGGTTCCCCATCTACCTGGCCGTTATCTTCGCCTTCAACGTCTGGCTGGGGGTCATGGCCACGGTCGGCGCGCTGCTGCTGATCGCCCTGGCCGTGCTCAACGAACGTCTCACCCACAAGACCCTGGTCGAAGCCAGTGGCATCCAGCAGCAATCGACGCTGTTGGCCGGCAGCCAGTTGCAGAGCGCCGAGAGCATCCAGGCCATGGGCATGCTCGCGGCCTTGCGTCGGCGTTGGTTCGACTTGCATGGACGCTTCCTCGACCTGCAGAACAAGGCCAGCGACACCTCGGCGGTGATCACCGCCACCAGCAAGGGCCTGCGCCTGTGCCTGCAATCGCTGGTGCTGGGCCTGGGCGCGCTGCTGGTGATCGAGGGGCAGATGACCCCGGGCATGATGATCGCCGGTTCCATCCTGATGGGCCGGGTGCTTGCCCCGATCGACCAGTTGATCGCCGTATGGAAGCAGTGGAGCGGCGCGCAACTGGCCTACCAGCGCCTGGACAGCCTGCTGCGCGACCACCCGGAGCACCCGGCGCCGATGCCACTGCCGGCGCCGACCGGGCAGTTGACCGTGGAGCAGATGAGCGCCGCGCCCCCCGGGCGCACCCAGGCCACGTTGCAGCAAGTGCATTTCCAGCTTGAACCCGGTGAGTTGCTGGGCGTGCTCGGTGCCTCGGGTTCCGGCAAGTCGACCCTGGCCAAGGTCCTGGTGGGCGTCTGGCCCACCTTGGGTGGGCATGTGCGCCTGGATGGCGCCGAGCTCGATCAATGGGACCGCGAGGCCCTGGGCCCGCACATCGGCTACTTGCCGCAGAACATCGAACTGCTGCGCGGCAGCATCGCCGAGAACATCGCCCGCTTTGGCGAGCTGGACGGCCACAAGGTAGTCGAGGCAGCGCGCCTGGCGGGGGTGCATGAGTTGATCCTGCGCCTGCCCAAGGGCTACGACACGCGCCTGGGCGAAGACGGCGGCGACCTCTCTGGTGGCCAGAAGCAGCGCATTGCCCTGGCCCGGGCGTTGTACGGCAACCCATGCCTGATCGTGCTCGACGAGCCCAACTCCAACCTCGACAGCCCCGGCGAGGCGGCCCTGGCCAACGCCATCCTCCAGCTCAAGGCCCTGGGCCGCACCGTGGTGCTGGTGACCCACCGCAGTTCGGCGCTGGGCCAGGCCGACAAGCTGCTGGTGATGAACGAAGGGCGCATGCAGGGCTTCGGCCCGGCGCGCGACATTCTCCACGCGCTCGGCCAGGCGCCGGCGCAACGACCGCTGCAGGCCGGAGGTGGCGCATGA
- a CDS encoding serralysin family metalloprotease — MSKVKESAIVSAVSALQPKGPSSSFGQIDSFAHQYDRGGAKINGKKSFTADQAADHILRDGASWKDLNKDGTISFSYTFLTKAPADFYTRKLGTFSQFSDLQKEQAKLSMQSWADVAKVTFTEAASGGDGHMTFGNFSASNGGAAFAYLPFDTPGSHKGESWYLINNSYQVNTTPGTGNYGRQTLTHEIGHVLGLSHPGDYNAGQGNPTYADADYAQDTRGYSVMSYWSESNNGQNFVKGGGQYYASAPLMDDILAIQKLYGANYATRAGDTTYGFNSTADRDFYSATSASSKLVFSVWDGGGNDTFDFSGFTQNQKINLNEASFSDVGGMVGNVSIAKGVTIENAFGGSGNDLLIGNALANVLKGGAGNDIIYGGGGADQLWGGTGADTFVFGAISDSTKAAPDRIMDFTSGQDKIDLSAISAFAVNKLPLQFVNAFTGHAGEAVLSYDQGTNLGSLSIDFTGNSSADFLVTTVGQAAVTDIVV; from the coding sequence ATGTCGAAAGTCAAAGAAAGCGCTATTGTTTCGGCCGTTTCCGCACTGCAACCGAAGGGTCCGAGCTCTTCCTTCGGCCAGATTGATAGTTTTGCCCACCAGTACGATCGCGGCGGCGCGAAAATCAATGGCAAGAAGTCCTTCACGGCCGACCAGGCCGCCGATCACATCCTGCGTGATGGCGCCTCCTGGAAGGACCTGAACAAGGATGGCACGATCAGCTTCTCGTACACCTTCCTGACCAAGGCTCCGGCCGACTTCTACACGCGCAAGCTGGGCACTTTCAGCCAGTTCAGCGACCTGCAGAAAGAGCAGGCCAAGCTCTCCATGCAGTCCTGGGCGGACGTGGCCAAGGTCACCTTCACCGAGGCCGCATCGGGCGGTGACGGCCACATGACCTTCGGCAACTTCAGCGCCAGCAACGGTGGCGCGGCGTTCGCCTACCTGCCGTTCGACACCCCGGGCTCGCACAAGGGTGAATCCTGGTACCTGATCAACAACAGCTACCAGGTCAACACCACCCCGGGTACCGGCAACTACGGGCGTCAAACCCTGACCCACGAAATCGGCCACGTGCTCGGCCTGTCCCACCCCGGCGACTACAACGCCGGCCAGGGCAACCCGACCTACGCCGACGCCGATTACGCCCAGGACACCCGTGGCTACAGCGTCATGAGCTACTGGAGCGAAAGCAACAACGGGCAGAACTTCGTCAAGGGCGGCGGGCAGTACTACGCCTCGGCCCCGCTGATGGATGACATCCTGGCGATCCAGAAGCTCTACGGCGCCAACTATGCCACCCGTGCCGGCGACACCACCTACGGCTTCAACTCCACCGCTGATCGCGACTTCTACTCGGCCACCTCGGCCTCGTCGAAGCTGGTCTTCTCGGTGTGGGACGGTGGCGGCAACGACACCTTCGACTTCTCCGGGTTCACCCAGAACCAGAAGATCAACCTCAATGAAGCGTCGTTCTCCGATGTTGGCGGCATGGTTGGTAACGTGTCCATCGCCAAGGGCGTGACCATCGAAAACGCCTTCGGCGGTTCGGGCAACGACCTGCTGATCGGCAACGCGCTGGCCAACGTGCTCAAGGGTGGTGCCGGCAACGACATCATCTACGGTGGTGGCGGTGCCGACCAACTGTGGGGCGGCACTGGCGCGGACACCTTCGTGTTTGGCGCTATCAGCGATTCCACCAAGGCCGCGCCGGACCGGATCATGGACTTCACCTCGGGTCAGGACAAGATCGACCTGTCGGCGATTTCCGCGTTCGCCGTTAACAAGCTGCCGCTGCAGTTCGTCAACGCTTTCACCGGCCATGCCGGCGAAGCCGTGCTGAGCTACGACCAGGGTACCAACCTGGGCAGCCTGTCCATCGACTTCACCGGGAACAGCTCGGCTGACTTCCTGGTGACCACCGTTGGCCAGGCCGCGGTCACCGACATCGTGGTCTGA